One stretch of Armigeres subalbatus isolate Guangzhou_Male chromosome 2, GZ_Asu_2, whole genome shotgun sequence DNA includes these proteins:
- the LOC134213367 gene encoding trypsin-1-like isoform X2: MSRLCILVSVLLASAYGSESDALLSILPRPHYEQSGEIESPRGNRIVGGYEIDITDAPHQVSLQSRGSHICGGSIISSKWVLTAAHCTDGASVSNLRVRVGSTKHASGGQVIAISRIVQHPQFSYSTIDYDYSLLQLAKTLSLNNSSHVITLPEQDESLPDGTLCEVSGWGNTQSITQSRDKLRAAYVPSYNQQQCNQAYRLYGGVTDRMICAGFQQGGKDACQGDSGGPLVANGKLVGVVSWGLGCAQPNYPGVYSRVAAARDWIRSNSGV; encoded by the exons ATGTCGCGATTGTGCATCCTTGTAAGTGTCCTGTTGGCGTCAGCATATGGCAGCG aaagtgATGCACTATTGTCAATTCTTCCAAGACCACACTACGAACAGTCCGGTGAAATAGAATCACCGAGGGGAAATCGCATTGTGGGTGGTTATGAAATTGACATTACCGATGCTCCTCATCAGGTATCCCTCCAGTCACGAGGTAGTCACATCTGTGGTGGATCGATCATATCCTCCAAATGGGTACTTACGGCGGCACATTGCACGGATGGAGCCTCCGTGTCGAATCTACGTGTTAGAGTAGGATCCACCAAACATGCCTCCGGTGGTCAAGTAATTGCCATCAGTCGCATAGTCCAGCATCCGCAGTTCAGCTACAGTACGATCGATTATGATTACTCTCTACTGCAGCTTGCAAAGACGTTGTCCTTGAACAATAGTTCTCACGTCATTACCCTGCCCGAGCAGGATGAATCCCTCCCAGATGGTACACTTTGTGAGGTCTCTGGCTGGGGAAACACCCAG AGCATAACCCAATCTCGTGACAAGCTTCGTGCGGCCTACGTTCCATCCTACAACCAACAACAGTGCAATCAAGCATACCGTTTGTATGGTGGTGTAACAGATCGCATGATTTGCGCCGGTTTTCAACAGGGTGGCAAGGACGCCTGTCAGGGAGATTCTGGTGGTCCTCTGGTGGCCAACGGAAAGCTGGTCGGAGTCGTATCGTGGGGTTTGGGCTGTGCCCAACCCAACTATCCGGGCGTCTACTCTCGGGTGGCCGCTGCACGTGACTGGATTCGCAGTAATAGCGGTGTTTAG
- the LOC134213367 gene encoding trypsin-1-like isoform X1 — protein MSRLCILVSVLLASAYGSVLPESDALLSILPRPHYEQSGEIESPRGNRIVGGYEIDITDAPHQVSLQSRGSHICGGSIISSKWVLTAAHCTDGASVSNLRVRVGSTKHASGGQVIAISRIVQHPQFSYSTIDYDYSLLQLAKTLSLNNSSHVITLPEQDESLPDGTLCEVSGWGNTQSITQSRDKLRAAYVPSYNQQQCNQAYRLYGGVTDRMICAGFQQGGKDACQGDSGGPLVANGKLVGVVSWGLGCAQPNYPGVYSRVAAARDWIRSNSGV, from the exons ATGTCGCGATTGTGCATCCTTGTAAGTGTCCTGTTGGCGTCAGCATATGGCAGCG ttcttccagaaagtgATGCACTATTGTCAATTCTTCCAAGACCACACTACGAACAGTCCGGTGAAATAGAATCACCGAGGGGAAATCGCATTGTGGGTGGTTATGAAATTGACATTACCGATGCTCCTCATCAGGTATCCCTCCAGTCACGAGGTAGTCACATCTGTGGTGGATCGATCATATCCTCCAAATGGGTACTTACGGCGGCACATTGCACGGATGGAGCCTCCGTGTCGAATCTACGTGTTAGAGTAGGATCCACCAAACATGCCTCCGGTGGTCAAGTAATTGCCATCAGTCGCATAGTCCAGCATCCGCAGTTCAGCTACAGTACGATCGATTATGATTACTCTCTACTGCAGCTTGCAAAGACGTTGTCCTTGAACAATAGTTCTCACGTCATTACCCTGCCCGAGCAGGATGAATCCCTCCCAGATGGTACACTTTGTGAGGTCTCTGGCTGGGGAAACACCCAG AGCATAACCCAATCTCGTGACAAGCTTCGTGCGGCCTACGTTCCATCCTACAACCAACAACAGTGCAATCAAGCATACCGTTTGTATGGTGGTGTAACAGATCGCATGATTTGCGCCGGTTTTCAACAGGGTGGCAAGGACGCCTGTCAGGGAGATTCTGGTGGTCCTCTGGTGGCCAACGGAAAGCTGGTCGGAGTCGTATCGTGGGGTTTGGGCTGTGCCCAACCCAACTATCCGGGCGTCTACTCTCGGGTGGCCGCTGCACGTGACTGGATTCGCAGTAATAGCGGTGTTTAG